TTAACTTAATTATTGAGGAATATTGAAATATTATCTCCAAACTTGGCAAAGAAATGTAGTAGTCAACTCTTATAATTGAGTATAGATTATTTGGCCTTTTAAATCCAATATCCCCCTGGTTATATATTGTCCCTAAAAATCGGGCTTTTAATTACTTTTCTATAAATTAACAAGCTTTAATCTAAAATCAATTAAATATAAGGATTTTCATCTATTCAATCAATAATATTTCATTTAGAATTGCAAGAATACAATGGAGACCTAATTAAGAAGCAATATTCTATTTAAATATCACTTCGTTAGCATATACAATTTTAGATTCCTCATCGTCAAAAACATAAACTATTGCTCTATCCATAACATATGACTAAGTAGTAATTGTGAATAATTTATAAAAAGTCCCTGTGTGATTAGATATCCAGCTTTTCAATAATCCGTATTCTCCTATTTAACGTATCCTGTACTTCTTCCGGTTTCCAACTTTTCTCCATAAAACCTCTTTTATCTCGTGCGCAGGAGCCACAGTTTGAATTGTCATGCTTATTTGTATGACCACATTCACATCGCCGCACTTCTTTTCCACTCGAAAATATTCCCTTCGATTCCTCAACTTGTACAATTTCAGGGAAGAACTTTGCCAAAGCATTTCCTTCTAAACTTTTCAGAATAGTAACATCTTCTTTTGAATACCAATCTTTGTCCAAAAAGAATATTTTCAGCGCAATACGTCTAGCATGTATATTACTATTTAAAAGGTTAATGGCTTTTGTGTAATCGATAAAATTGGATGAAGTGATAATAGCACTGATACGTTTTACTTGTAAGGTTGTCAAATTGCCTTCTGATAAAGAATAGCAATAGCTTCCTCATATGATAAGTAATCAAAATAGCGGAATAGCACTTCCAACTTTTCTTTTGGAGTTTGTTCTAGACCATAATCCTCATTCATTGCTTTGAACACAAGTGGCTCAAATTCCCGTGGGCCCGACGTAGCGATGAATTCAGCTGTTTCCTTATTAATAGACCCTAGCGACTTATAATTCTCTAAGATAATATCTGCTCGAACCTTTTGCTGAATCAGTTCACCGTCCAATAGATCATCCTGCTTCTCTACAGGAACACGAGCAACCTCTTTAAGATGTACTGGTGTCCCCACCGCAGTAATCATAAACATTTGACTCCCCTTTCCTGAGATTTCATTGATATCCACACTATACTCTATAATAGCATCAGCCCGAATTGCCTGCGCACGTTGCTTGAGCGTTTCTGTGACACGCTTGTACATTTCCTGCATCTTCTTCTCATAGCTGGTAGAACGACCGCCAAAGAAATCTACATAGCTGGCTCCTATATCGCTAAAGACAGTGGTACCGATGACAACATTGGCTGCTATTGGATCATTATATCGTGAAATCTCCCTCCCTTCGATGGAATTGGTCGTGGTTGGCTGAATGAATAGGCTTACAGATATTAACTTTCAAGATTATTACAAACTGTAAGGCTAAGGTATAGGTTTGAAAGGATGGCTGGTTACGGGAAACCGTAGCTAATTTATTCGAACGTTTTAATAAGACAATTAAGATAAACA
The Sphingobacterium multivorum genome window above contains:
- a CDS encoding YbjQ family protein; translated protein: MSVSLFIQPTTTNSIEGREISRYNDPIAANVVIGTTVFSDIGASYVDFFGGRSTSYEKKMQEMYKRVTETLKQRAQAIRADAIIEYSVDINEISGKGSQMFMITAVGTPVHLKEVARVPVEKQDDLLDGELIQQKVRADIILENYKSLGSINKETAEFIATSGPREFEPLVFKAMNEDYGLEQTPKEKLEVLFRYFDYLSYEEAIAILYQKAI